One region of Salvelinus sp. IW2-2015 linkage group LG6.1, ASM291031v2, whole genome shotgun sequence genomic DNA includes:
- the glipr2l gene encoding Golgi-associated plant pathogenesis-related protein 1 gives MDYQTSSKQFSEEVLQSHNEYRRKHQAPPLKLSSKLSRDATRYAESLASTRILKHSVESSKGSCGENLAWASYDQPGKDVADRWYDEVKQYNFNXPGFSSGTGHFTAMVWKGSKKLGVGKASXPDGSSFVVARYFPAGNITNQGHFDNNVLPPKD, from the exons ATGGATTACCAGACCT CTTCTAAGCAGTTTTCGGAGGAGGTGTTGCAGAGTCATAACGAGTATCGTAGGAAGCACCAGGCGCCCCCTCTAAAGCTGAGCAGCAAGCTGAGTAGAGATGCCACTAG GTATGCTGAGTCTCTGGCCAGCACACGGATCCTGAAGCACAGTGTTGAGTCCAGTAAGGGGAGCTGTGGCGAGAACCTGGCCTGGGCCTCCTATGACCAACCAG GGAAGGATGTGGCCGACCGCTGGTATGACGAGGTCAAACAATACAACTTCAACCYCCCCGGCTTCTCCTCTGGCACAG gtCATTTCACAGCAATGGTGTGGAAGGGCAGTAAGAAGCTGGGTGTGGGGAAGGCCAGTGRGCCAGATGGCTCGTCATTTGTGGTAGCCAGGTACTTTCCAGCAGGGAACATCACCAACCAGGGACACTTTGACAACAACGTCCTGCCGCCCAAGGACTGA